The following proteins are encoded in a genomic region of Sesamum indicum cultivar Zhongzhi No. 13 linkage group LG8, S_indicum_v1.0, whole genome shotgun sequence:
- the LOC105167320 gene encoding phytochrome E: MELQGKEGKAPATTIHDLDENRNNVSALSSSAASNHNANRTLAQYNADARLMAEFEQSGMSGKVFDYSKSVPESQIPSTEEQMIAYLSKIQRGGLVQPFGCLLAIEEPNFSITAYSENCFDMLGLKSLFESKESMSLIGMDARTLFTPSSRTSLMKAVASREISFLNPIWVHSRTNNKPFYAILHRIDVGTVIDLEPAHSVGAEMLHAGALHSQKLAVKAISRLQSLPGGDVGVLCDTVVEDVQRLTGYDRVMVYRFHEDNHGEVVAEIRRSDLDPYLGLHYPATDIPQAARFLFKQNRVRMICDCNAPPVRIVQSKELKQPLCLVNSTLRSPHGCHNQYMANMGSIASLVMAVVVNTGDSMKLWGLVVCHHTSPRYVPFPLRYACEFLMQAFSLQLHMELQLASQLAEKKVLRTQTLLCDMLLRDAPFGIVTQSPNIMDLVNCDGAALYYGGKSWLLGVTPTEAQLKDIAEWLVKSLGDSMGLSTDCLADAGYPGAALLGDAVCGMAAARIASADFIFWFRSHTAKETRWGGAMHHPEDKDDGGKMHPRSSFNAFLEIVKRRSLTWEDAEVNAIHSLQLIMRESIQGIEERGPKPIIYCQQNGRDSPKLDQLTSAAVEMVRLIDTATAPIFGVDPSGLINGWNAKMCELTGLEVPEALGKSLINDVIHDDSREVVEELLTRALEGEEDNNVEVKLLKFGKHAPNSVIYLLVNACTSRDYQNDVVGVCFVGHDITAEKTVMDKFIRLQGDYKAIIESLNPLIPPIFASDGNACCSEWNAVMENLTGWTRHEIIGKLLPGEVFGSFCQLKSRDVLTKLMILLYRAISGHDTEKVPFGFYNRKGEYVEVYLTANRRADKSGNILGCLCFLQTVAINQKVSAVDKLDESQYISKLNKLAYIRQEVRNPLNGIRYTHQLLEGSALSDNQKQFLETSDACERQMLSIIDDVHLGSLEEGNMELKVEEFLLVNVINAILSQAMNLLREKKLQLIHDIPEQIKTLRVYGDQIKLQLALSNLLLTIVDYAPSPDGWVEINVSHGLKLIQDRNEFVHLQFRMSHPGEGIPSALIEEMFGAKNHSATQEGLALNLSQKIVSMMNGSVRYISDESKCCFLVDLQLKLWKSR; the protein is encoded by the exons ATGGAATTACAGGGCAAAGAAGGAAAAGCCCCAGCAACCACAATTCACGATCTTGATGAAAACAGGAACAACGTTTCTGCTTTGTCATCCTCAGCCGCCAGCAATCACAATGCCAACAGAACTTTGGCTCAGTACAATGCTGATGCAAGACTGATGGCTGAGTTTGAGCAGTCTGGTATGTCTGGTAAGGTTTTTGACTACTCTAAATCAGTTCCTGAGTCGCAGATTCCAAGTACTGAAGAGCAAATGATCgcttatttatcaaaaatccAGAGGGGTGGCCTTGTGCAGCCCTTTGGTTGTTTGCTTGCAATTGAGGAGCCCAATTTTAGTATCACAGCTTATAGTGAGAATTGCTTTGATATGCTGGGTTTGAAGAGTCTTTTTGAGTCGAAAGAGTCGATGAGTCTGATCGGTATGGATGCAAGAACCCTTTTTACCCCATCTTCTAGGACTTCATTGATGAAAGCTGTTGCATCAAGGGAAATATCTTTCTTGAACCCAATCTGGGTTCACTCTAGGACTAACAATAAACCATTTTATGCTATATTACATAGAATTGATGTGGGCACTGTGATTGATTTGGAGCCTGCTCATTCTGTTGGTGCTGAAATGCTGCATGCTGGTGCGTTGCATTCCCAGAAACTAGCTGTGAAGGCGATATCGAGATTACAGTCACTTCCTGGTGGTGATGTTGGGGTTTTGTGTGACACCGTAGTAGAAGATGTCCAAAGACTTACAGGGTATGATAGGGTTATGGTTTATAGGTTCCATGAAGATAATCATGGCGAGGTTGTGGCGGAAATTAGAAGGTCTGACTTAGATCCCTATCTGGGATTGCACTATCCAGCAACAGATATTCCGCAAGCAGCACGCTTCTTGTTCAAGCAAAATCGTGTTAGGATGATCTGTGATTGCAATGCTCCACCAGTACGTATAGTCCAAAGTAAAGAACTGAAGCAGCCTCTTTGTTTGGTTAATTCTACGCTTCGTTCGCCTCATGGCTGTCATAATCAGTATATGGCCAACATGGGGTCTATTGCCTCATTGGTCATGGCAGTTGTCGTCAATACTGGTGACTCAATGAAACTATGGGGATTGGTAGTGTGCCACCACACTTCACCACGTTATGTCCCTTTCCCCCTTCGATATGCATGTGAGTTCTTAATGCAGGCCTTTAGCCTGCAGCTTCATATGGAGCTTCAGTTAGCATCACAACTTGCAGAAAAGAAGGTCCTCCGTACGCAAACCCTATTGTGTGATATGCTTCTTCGTGATGCTCCATTTGGCATTGTCACTCAATCCCCTAATATCATGGATCTTGTGAATTGCGATGGGGCTGCATTATATTATGGTGGGAAGTCTTGGTTACTTGGTGTCACTCCTACTGAGGCACAATTGAAGGATATTGCAGAATGGCTGGTTAAGAGCCTTGGGGACTCCATGGGGTTAAGTACAGATTGTCTTGCTGATGCTGGCTATCCGGGAGCAGCTCTCCTGGGTGATGCAGTTTGTGGCATGGCTGCAGCAAGAATTGCTTCAgctgattttatattttggtttagGTCTCACACGGCAAAGGAAACCAGATGGGGAGGTGCTATGCATCATCCAGAGGACAAAGATGATGGTGGAAAAATGCACCCCAGATCTTCATTTAATGCTTTTCTTGAAATAGTTAAACGCCGAAGTTTGACTTGGGAGGATGCAGAGGTTAATGCAATTCATTCTTTGCAGCTTATAATGAGGGAATCCATTCAGGGGATTGAAGAGAGGGGTCCtaagcccatcatatattgTCAACAGAATGGTCGAGACAGCCCAAAGCTGGACCAACTTACTTCGGCAGCAGTTGAAATGGTCCGGTTAATAGATACAGCTACTGCTCCAATTTTTGGGGTTGATCCATCTGGTTTGATAAATGGGTGGAATGCCAAAATGTGTGAGTTGACAGGACTAGAAGTGCCTGAAGCTCTAGGGAAGTCCCTAATTAATGATGTTATTCATGACGACTCACGAGAAGTTGTTGAGGAACTTCTGACCAGAGCTCTAGAAG GTGAGGAGGACAATAATGTGGAGGTGAAGCTGCTGAAGTTTGGGAAACATGCTCCAAACTCGGTCATATACCTTCTGGTTAATGCATGCACTAGTAGGGACTACCAAAATGATGTTGTTGGTGTATGCTTTGTGGGCCACGATATCACTGCTGAGAAAACTGTGATGGATAAATTCATCCGTTTGCAAGGAGATTATAAGGCTATAATAGAAAGTCTAAATCCATTGATTCCACCCATATTTGCTTCTGATGGGAATGCATGTTGTTCTGAGTGGAATGCAGTAATGGAAAATCTGACTGGTTGGACGAGGCACGAGATAATTGGGAAATTGCTGCCTGGGGAAGTGTTTGGAAGTTTCTGTCAACTAAAAAGTCGGGATGTACTCACTAAACTTATGATTCTTTTGTACCGAGCTATTAGCGGCCATGACACTGAAAAAGTTCCTTTTGGCTTTTACAATCGGAAAGGAGAGTATGTTGAGGTGTATTTGACAGCAAATAGGAGAGCAGATAAGAGCGGGAATATACTTGGCTGTCTCTGCTTCTTGCAGACAGTAGCCATTAATCAAAAGGTGTCTGCAGTAGACAAGCTGGATGAGAGCCAATATATATCAAAGCTGAATAAGTTGGCTTACATTAGGCAGGAGGTGAGGAATCCTCTGAACGGAATCCGTTACACCCACCAACTCCTGGAAGGGTCAGCCCTTTCAGATAATCAAAAGCAATTTCTTGAGACCAGTGATGCTTGTGAAAGGCAGATGCTATCCATTATCGATGATGTGCATCTTGGAAGTTTAGAGGAGGG CAACATGGAGCTAAAAGTGGAAGAGTTTCTTTTGGTAAATGTCATCAATGCTATTCTCAGTCAAGCCATGAATTTGTTAAGAGAAAAGAAGCTGCAACTCATCCACGACATCCCTGAGCAAATCAAGACTCTCCGTGTATATGGTGATCAAATTAAGCTTCAGTTAGCCTTATCTAATTTGTTGCTTACCATAGTGGACTACGCTCCTTCTCCAGACGGTTGGGTGGAAATTAATGTCTCCCATGGACTGAAGCTGATACAAGATAGAAACGAGTTCGTTCATCTACAATTCAG AATGTCTCACCCAGGGGAGGGCATTCCTTCTGCTCTCATCGAAGAAATGTTTGGTGCCAAAAATCATTCGGCTACACAAGAAGGACTTGCTTTGAACCTATCCCAGAAAATTGTCAGTATGATGAATGGTAGTGTACGTTATATTAGTGATGAAAGCAAATGTTGCTTCCTGGTAGACCTTCAACTTAAGTTGTGGAAATCAAGGTGA
- the LOC105167323 gene encoding uncharacterized protein LOC105167323, translating to MAGEQLKPVAGLLLFLNFCMYAIVLGIGGWAMNRAIDHGFIIGPGLDLPAHFSPIYFPMGNAATGFFVLFALIAGVVGAASAISGVNNLRFWDEDSMSAAASAGTIAWTLTLLAMGFACKEIDLYVRNVRLRTMEAFIIILSATQFFYIAAIHGAARRRA from the exons ATGGCTGGAGAGCAGCTAAAACCAGTTGCAGGACTTCTTCTGTTCCTCAACTTTTGCATGTATGCTATAGTTTTGGGTATTGGTGGCTGGGCAATGAACAGAGCTATTGATCATGGTTTTATCATTG GTCCAGGATTGGATCTGCCCGCACATTTCTCGCCTATATACTTCCCTATGGGGAACGCGGCAACTGGATTCTTTGTGTTATTTGCTTTGATTGCCGGAGTGGTTGGAGCCGCCTCAGCCATTTCTGGAGTAAACAATCTTCGTTTCTGGGACGAGGATAGCATGTCTGCTGCTGCCTCTGCTGGCACTATTGCCTGGACTCTTACACTTCTTGCCATGGG cTTCGCATGCAAAGAGATTGATCTATATGTCAGAAACGTCCGTCTG AGGACAATGGAGGCTTTCATCATTATCCTGTCTGCTACCCAATTCTTTTACATTGCTGCTATCCATGGAGCTGCGAGGAGAAGAGCTTGA
- the LOC105167321 gene encoding 60S ribosomal protein L32-1-like, which yields MAVPLLDKKIIKKRVKKFKRPQSDRFVSVKTNWRRPKGIDSRVRRKFKGSTLMPNIGYGSDKKTRHYLPNGFKKFLVHNVKELELLMMHNRKYCAEIAHDVSTRKRKEIVERAAQLDIVVTNKLARLRSQEDE from the exons ATGGCGGTCCCTTTACTCGATAAGAAAATCATCAAGAAAAGGGTCAAGAAATTCAAGAGGCCTCAGAGTGATCGCTTTGTTTCTGTAAAG ACAAACTGGCGTAGACCCAAGGGTATTGATTCTCGGGTCAGAAGAAAGTTCAAGGGATCCACCTTGATGCCCAACATTGGATATGGGTCTGACAAGAAAACTCGTCACTATCTTCCAAATGGTTTCAAGAAGTTTCTTGTGCACAATGTCAAGGAGCTTGAGCTTTTAATGATGCACAACAG GAAATACTGTGCAGAAATTGCTCATGACGTCtctacaagaaaaagaaaggaaattgTGGAGCGAGCTGCTCAGCTTGACATTGTTGTCACGAACAAGCTTGCCCGACTGCGCAGCCAGGAGGATGAATAA
- the LOC105167322 gene encoding pentatricopeptide repeat-containing protein At5g46460, mitochondrial — translation MPTFRAIFKSFQSLQKSFTNSRISWLSFLENPSKSITSIAETTKICMQPSGKYVSVIVNHLKNQRVDDARDLFNEIPSPDVYLSTKIISSYVENFRLDEALELFDKMPVKDIVMWNLMIKGCVDCGNLEMGLRLFDEMPEKNVITWTTIINALLKYRMIEKANGLFWEMPVRDTAAWNAMVHGFFMNGRVEEATSLFEMIPDRNVISWTTMISGLDQHGRTYEALSIFRSMVAVGVKPASSTFACAITSCANVGNLCLGCQVHGHILKLGYAFDSYITASLVTFYANCKQIGECIQAFNEKLHPNVVVWTSLVTGYGINSRHEDAFRVFRNMIRVGIVPNQSSFTSALNSSREMEAVDWGKVIHGAAIKLGLETDLFVGNSLVVLYTKCGNIRDGVVAFREIADKNIVSWNSIIVGCAQHGCGEWALAFFSQMAKAGVDPDEITFTGLLNSCSHSGMLQKGRHFFKCLCQYASVQVKLEHYACMVDIFCRSGKLDEAEDLVKMMPMEANLSIWLALLSGCRAQSNVEVAERAARNIFTIDPHCSAAYVLLSNIYASSGRWTDAARVRRNMKKMGTLKQPGRSWLFHRGVRHTFLSGDKSHTSSEKIYRKLDWLGEKLKEHGYVSDQTFALHDVEEEQKEALLSCHSERLAISFALISTAEGSAITVMKNLRTCGDCHSAIKLIAKIVDREIILRDSSRFHHFRDGFCSCGDYW, via the coding sequence ATGCCAACGTTTCGTGCCATATTCAAGAGTTTCCAATCTTTACAGAAGTCCTTTACCAATTCGAGAATCTCTTGGTTGAGTTTTCTCGAAAATCCTTCAAAATCTATCACGAGCATTGCAGAGACAACTAAAATTTGTATGCAGCCCTCTGGTAAATACGTTTCAGTCATCGTTAATCATTTAAAGAACCAAAGAGTTGATGACGCTCGGGACCTTTTCAATGAGATCCCGTCTCCCGATGTGTATTTATCCACAAAGATTATTTCTTCTTATGTAGAGAACTTCAGGTTGGATGAAGCGCTGGAACTGTTCGATAAAATGCCTGTTAAAGACATAGTTATGTGGAATTTAATGATCAAAGGATGTGTCGACTGCGGAAATCTGGAGATGGGTTTGAGGCTTTTTGATGAGATGCCTGAGAAGAATGTCATTACTTGGACTACCATTATTAATGCATTGTTGAAGTATAGAATGATTGAAAAGGCTAATGGGTTGTTCTGGGAGATGCCAGTGAGGGATACAGCAGCGTGGAATGCGATGGTTCATGGGTTCTTCATGAATGGGAGAGTGGAAGAGGCGACCAGTTTATTCGAGATGATTCCTGATAGGAATGTCATTTCTTGGACCACGATGATTAGCGGGCTTGATCAGCATGGGAGGACCTATGAGGCTTTATCGATTTTTAGGAGTATGGTGGCAGTTGGGGTGAAGCCTGCATCAAGTACTTTTGCTTGTGCTATAACAAGTTGTGCTAATGTGGGTAATTTGTGCCTGGGTTGCCAAGTTCATGgacatattttaaaacttgGATATGCTTTTGATTCATATATAACTGCTTCCCTAGTCACTTTCTATGCAAATTGCAAACAAATTGGGGAATGTATACAGGCTTTTAACGAGAAGTTGCATCCAAATGTAGTAGTGTGGACATCTCTTGTGACAGGGTATGGTATCAACTCTAGGCATGAAGATGCATTCAGAGTTTTCCGTAACATGATTAGAGTAGGAATTGTTCCCAACCAATCATCATTCACCAGTGCCTTGAATTCAAGCCGTGAGATGGAAGCTGTTGATTGGGGCAAAGTGATTCATGGTGCAGCCATCAAGCTAGGACTGGAAACTGATCTCTTTGTGGGAAATTCTCTTGTtgttttatatacaaaatgcGGAAACATACGAGATGGAGTTGTCGCATTCAGGGAAATTGCTGACAAGAACATTGTCTCATGGAATTCAATAATTGTTGGATGTGCACAACATGGTTGTGGCGAGTGGGCACTAGCATTCTTTAGCCAAATGGCAAAAGCAGGAGTTGATCCAGATGAAATCACGTTCACTGGGTTGCTCAACTCCTGTAGCCATTCTGGTATGCTGCAGAAGGGACGACACTTCTTTAAATGCCTTTGCCAATATGCTTCAGTTCAAGTGAAGCTTGAGCACTATGCCTGCATGGTCGATATCTTCTGCCGAAGTGGGAAGTTGGATGAAGCTGAAGATTTAGTGAAAATGATGCCTATGGAAGCAAATTTGTCTATATGGCTTGCCTTGCTTAGTGGATGCAGAGCGCAATCTAATGTGGAGGTGGCTGAGCGTGCTGCCAGGAACATCTTTACCATAGATCCACATTGTAGTGCTGCATACGTGTTGCTGTCTAATATATATGCCTCCTCTGGTAGATGGACTGATGCCGCAAGAGTCAGAAggaatatgaaaaagatgggTACTCTCAAACAACCTGGTCGCAGTTGGCTTTTCCACAGGGGTGTACGACATACATTTCTTTCCGGTGATAAGTCCCATACTTcaagtgaaaaaatatatagaaagcTGGATTGGTTAGGAGAGAAGTTGAAGGAGCATGGTTATGTCTCTGATCAAACATTTGCTTTGCATGACGTAGAGGAAGAACAGAAGGAAGCACTCTTGTCATGCCACAGTGAGAGGCTTGCTATATCTTTTGCGCTAATTAGTACTGCAGAGGGCAGTGCTATAACAGTGATGAAGAATCTTCGCACATGTGGGGATTGTCACTCTGCCATTAAGCTCATAGCTAAGATCGTTGATCGTGAAATCATACTCAGGGATTCCAGCCGGTTTCATCACTTCCGGGATGGGTTTTGCTCCTGTGGAGACTATTGGTAG